The genomic region ACTCGGGCCTTCGAAATCGGAGCCAACTGTGACCGTATCTGAAATCGGCTTGCGAGAGCAGACAACAAAAGTCTTGGAACTCGAAGGACAAGTCAAGGAGGCCAAGACCGATCTTGCCCGGGCTCTCGACGACGTCGACAGATTGACACAGGAAAAGACTCAGCTCGAAGCGACTGTCGAAAAGTTCGAGGAGTTCAAAACTCTCCTGAAAGATTTCCTCGGCCCTGCAGGATCCAAGACCGAGCAACTCGATAACACAGTCAGAGCAAACCTGAAGCTCTATGTAGACAATCCAACCGTCCCTACTGCCGCTCGGGATCTTCTGAAGGTCTTTCAACAGACTCCGAAAGGAACGATCCTGACCAAGTCACAGGCAGCAATCCAAGCTCGGAGATCACCAAGGGGAGGAGCGACCTTGTCAGGTTGGGCCTATTTGACTCGCAACAAGCTCGTTGAACTGACCGAAGGTGGAGTGAAACTCTATGGCGAATGAATTGACAACCGTTATGGTGAGCATAAATCATCTTAAACCCGAAGATGCAGCTTGGCTCGCAGGATTTGTAGACGGTGAAGGTTCAATCACACCCGTAACCTCAATCAAGGAAAATGGTAGAATTTACCGCTATGTCAGAGTCGAAATTAGGGTTCTGTTAACCCATCAACGGCCGACATCTCCGGCACCAGCGCGGTTAACAGTCCATGCTTCAAACAACCCCGGCGGGGGCGCTGTCAAACCAGCGTGGGACGTTCAGGCTGTCAAAGTTCGGGGGATGGCCTAAACATTGGGAGACTCCGAAAAAGAATGGGCTCGTCTCAACCACCTCTCTGTTATTCTCCCTCTTAAATACGGAAGTATCATCTCGGAAGGCCGTGAGCCGTCCACCGAGGCCTCCGACGCGGAGGGTGTTCTGGGTCATCATGATATTCTACATTCTTGTCCTTTTACTGTTCTTCCCGAACCTCCTAACACAAGGCCCGGTAGCCCTCCTACTGAGCCCAATCAACCTCGCCAACGTGCTTCTAATCGGGTTAATCATCGCGGAGTCGGCTCCTTTTTTATCCATCCACGGCTCGGGCTTGAATCGTTCACCAAACTAACCGTCCATCGGCATCCAGACATCCTCCGGCTCCCCTTCGAAGAAAAAGAGCATTGGGGGAAGGGGAGAATCGAAGTCAGGGCGAGGGTCGTGAACCGTGGAATGTTCACTTGGTTCTTCCTCCCCACAGTCAGAGCAAAGGACGCGAGAGCAAGACTGTTGTTATTCGACACCAAATCCAAAGATGTCTATCATGTGAAATGCTTCTGGACATCCGAACTGAGTGAGACGATGGACATTCCGGCCAGTTTCACGCCCGAACTTCTAACTTTGTTTCAGATTCATCCCTACACCCACCAAGTTATCCTTCTCGGTGATAAGGGAATCGAGCCCATCCCGACCGGAAGATACGCATTCACGCTGATATTGGATGCGGAAGCGACGAGCGCAACGGAAGTGGACATGGACGAATATGATTTTCCCAATTCGTTCCTCGATGACAAGAATGCATTCGACGTTTGGAAAGGCACGCTGAAGGAGGATGGCTATGCCGTGTTCTTTGAACGGACTTCGGATAACCGCACGGTCGCAAGGACTGTCGGCAAGATTCCTCCAGCTGACTTGGCGAGAATCAAGAGCAAACTGAAGTTCGCGTTCACTTGGGAGGAGGTTTAGCCCTTTGCAAGATATTCGCTCAGTATGTATCGGATTGTCTCCGGTATCGAGTCAAGAGCGCGTTTCTTCCGCTCCAACTCCAAGCGCTTCTTCATCTCTTCGGTTATCGAGATGTTCAGTTTCTCCATCATACCCTCTCCCCTCTCGGCCTGAGTATTTATGCTTCGCCCCATTGGGCGGGCCTTGGAAAAATGGAGTCTCACTCGCAATCGCGACAACCCATCTGATCTACAACGTAGACGCCCGGAATCTGAAAATCGTCAATGGCAACGGCAGCCTCGGATCTCTCTCGGCTACTCTAATGGTGAATGGATCACTCGATTCAGCCATGCACATCAACAACTTCAATATCAGAACCTTGCGACTCAACTCGACAGCTTACAAAGTCGAAGTCTTCGTCGGCCACGTTGATCTCCTCGAGGGCAAATATTTCCAATCACAACTCGCGAATACAGGGCCTTCGATTGCGGGACTTGGCGTAGTCTCCTTCGACAATCTGAATTTTGCTTTCGCGTATAATTGCCTGACGGGACGGATCGGCTATCTCGCGTCTGCCAACACCTCAATCTTCTCCCTCGCCAAAATTGCACAGGGCACAGCAATCGCAGAGATCGAGCGATCGTTAGGACGCAGCTCGATCTCCTCCCCTTTTTCCGTATTACGCTCGGTCAATCTTTTCAGAGTTGAGGAGGCAATGACAATTTGAAGACAATCAATCCCAATTCGCTGAATCAACAGTCACTCCGCATGGGCAAACACAGAAACTATCTCGCAGGCAAAAAGTGGAAGGAAAGAAATCACGAGAAAAGGAATGCACAACACAGGCGAACTATTGAACGTCTGCGATTAGAAGCTCTTCATGCCTACGGGAGAAACTTCCCAATCTGCGAATGTTGTAGTGAGTCAAATCCAAAGTTTCTGACCCTGTCTCATCCGGACGGAGACGGACGCATTCAACGTAAAAGCGTGGTCATTGGAGGCAAGAACAAAGGTGGGGTTGCATTTTACAGAGCTCTTAGACGTCTTGGATTCCCAAAGAATTTCAGAATCCTCATTGAATGCTTTAACTGCAACATTGGGGCGACAGCAAACGGAGGAGTCTGCCCTCATAAAACTGTTACGCTCGGGATCCCTAATCCGGGCGAGCTGAAGGCAAAAGGTAACAGTCCCAACCTTCTGCCTCCGGCCCCGGCGAAGGAGGACTAAATGACTGAGAATATCCGAGATCGATTCCTCAACCAAGGCCGACGCACAGGGAATTTCACCTCTTTCCCAAATTTCAACAAAGTCGGAGACGAAAAACTTCTCCCGACTGCTCACGAAGAGCTCGAGAAGATCCTGCGGGCCGCAGGTTGGGAGATCACGGAACTCAGGCCGATCACAACCAAGCAGCTCAATGCAGTCCAAGCTCTGAGGTTCATGATCTCAGACAAAGTGAGGTCGTGGATCCTACCCCTTTGTGCCAAGAAATACCCAATCTCAAGACCGGACACCGGAGCTCTGTGGTTTTCGGTCTCTGAGGTCGTAATCAACGCAGCTCACCAATACGGGGACAACGTCGTTCTAACATATCTTTCGCAATTAGGAAAGATCTACGCGACCCACGCCGGAGCAGCAGAAC from Candidatus Bathyarchaeia archaeon harbors:
- a CDS encoding ribbon-helix-helix protein, CopG family; its protein translation is MGRSINTQAERGEGMMEKLNISITEEMKKRLELERKKRALDSIPETIRYILSEYLAKG